CGGGGGATGCTGACGACGGAGGCCATTTTGTGGCTCTTGTCGACGTGCAGCACCATCGCCGTGTCCGAGCGGGCGCCGGTGACGCCCTTGCCATACTTGCCGTGTGTGCCGGCGCGCGAGTCGGAGCCGAGGAGGAGGATGTTCATCGCCCCGTCGTGGCCCGCGTCCGGGCGGTTCTCGCCCAGTACGGCATTGATGTCCGTGCCCTTGAGATTCCCGTTCAGGTGCGACCATGCGTAGGCCACACCACCGCCGCCGACGAGGACGGCGCCGAGCGCGGTGTACGTGATGACGCGCAGCCGCTTCCTGCGTGACCTGCCACGTGAGCGGTGCAGGTTCGCGGACCCGTAGTCGGGGTGTTCAAGAGCATCTGAGGGCGCGTGTCCTTCGTCTCCGCTGGTGTGCGGCATGGGCGCTGCCCTCCGTTCGAGGGTTGAGATGTGCCGTGGATCAGTTACGGCGTGTGCGTGTGGTGATGACGGCTCAGTACGCGGAGTTGACGTTGTCGATGGAGCCGTAGCGGTCGGCGGCGTAGTTGGCGGCCGCGGTGATGTTGGCGACCGGGTCCGTCAGGCTCTTGGCGGTGCCGGCGACGTGGTAGGCGTCGAAGGTCGGCTGGATGACCTGGAGCAGGCCCTTGGACGGGGTGCCCTTGACCGCGTTCACGTCGTAGCCGTTCACGGCGTTCGGGTTGCCGGAGGACTCACGCATGATGTTGCGCTTCAGACCCTCGTAGGAGCCGGGGATGCCCTTGGCCTTCATGACCTTGAGGGCTTCGTTGATCCAGCCGTCGACGTTGTTCCCGTCGGTGGCCTTCTTGGTCGACACCGAGTGAGCGGCCTTCGGCGTCGCGGCGGGCTCGGCGGCCTGCGCGGGCGACGGGGCGAAGGTCAGTGCTGCGCCCGCGAGACCGGCGGCGGCCAGGACCGTGACGGTGGCGCGCTTGAAGGTGGTGGGGCGGGCGGCAGCGGTGATCGGGGTGGAGAAGGTCATACGGGATTACCTCTTCATGTTCGGGGACACCGTGCGGCGCCGGCCTGTGGTGGCGCCTGGAGCGGAGTCGGGATCCGCGTCCTGTCCCGGGAGTCCGGAGCGAGCGTCTTCGCTCGTGCTCCGACCCGTTCTCCGGGACGACAGCCATAGTTAGCGATGCCCGAGAGGAGGCGCAAGGATGTGACGTACTACCCCACTACGGAGGAATGTCCGAAATGACCGAATGAGGTGGCTTCTATGCACCCCAGAGTGGCCCCACCAGCCACTATCGCCTTTAGTATGTGATCTGGCTCCTATGGGGTGCTTCACAGGCCCGCCCCCCTCCGCGTTACCCAGGTCACGCGTTCAGCCCGGTTCGGAGACCAGGACGATGCCCTCGGAGGGCGACTCTCTTAAGGAGGCGGCATGGGTGGAACCGCGCGGCAGGTCGACTTCGTGACCGAGGGGCCCGAGTCGCACACGCTGGGTGTCCGCTGGATCCATGGATCGGTGTCGGCGAAGCACAACACCGACCCGGACATCCAGGTGCACGCCTATGACGAGCACACGGTCGTCCTGCGGCAGAACATGGCCGTGCATTACGAGGCGCCGTTCCTGTTTCTGCTGTTCGGCAACGCACGCGCCGTACTCATCGACACGGGAGCCACCGCGTCCGCCCAGTACTTTCCCCTGCGCCGGGTCGTCGACGAGCTCATCGAGGACTGGCTGGCCGAGCATCCCAGGGCCACGTACGAACTCCTTGTCCTGCATACGCACGCCCACGGGGACCATGTCGCGGGAGACGTCCAGTTCGCCGACCGGCCCCACACACGCGTCGTCGGGGCGGATCGTGACAGCGCCTGGGAGTTCTTCGGGTTCGCGGACGACGCGGGTCAAGTGGCCCGCGTCGACCTGGGCGGCCGCGTGCTGGAGTGCCTGGCCACGCCGGGCCACCATGCGGCGGCCGTCACCTACTACGACCCGCACACCGGCTTTCTGCTCACCGGTGACACGGTGTATCCCGGGCGGCTGTACGTCGAGGACTGGGCGGCGTTCACCGAGTCCATCGACCGCATGGTCGAGTTCGCGGGCACCCGTACGGTCACCCACGTCTTGGGCTGCCACATCGAGATGAGCAGCAAGCGGGGCGTCGACTACCCAGTCCTGACGACCTGTCAGCCGGACGAGCCGCCGCTGGAGATGACAGTCGGGCAACTGCGGGACATCCGGCGCGCGATCGAGGAAATCGGCGACCGGCCCGGCCGGCACGTCTTCCCCGACTTCATCATCTGCCGCTCGGACGACTGAGCAACCAGGCCTAGCACGCCGGCAATCACCGGGAATCCCCGAGGGGGTCTGTCTCTGCCGACGGATGATCAATAACCTGGTGGGCGTTGCCTGTTACTGACCGAGGGAGCTTCATGTCCACCGCACAGGTCCCCGACATACTGTCGCCGGAGTTCGCCGAGAATCCGTACCCGGCCTACGCGGCCATGCGTGAGCACTCTCCGCTCATCTGGCACGAGGCCACGCAGAGTTACGTCATCTCGCGGTACGCCGATGTCGAGCGCGTCTTCAAGGACAAGGAGTCGCAGTTCACGACCGACAACTACAACTGGCAGATCGAGCCCGTCCACGGCAAGACGATCCTCCAGCTCAGCGGGCGTGAGCACGCGGTCCGCCGAGCCCTCGTCGCACCGGCGTTCCGCGGCAGCGACCTCCAGGAGAAGTTTCTGCCCGTCATCGAGCGCAACTCCCGCGAACTGATCGACACGTTCCGCGCCACCGGCTCCGTAGACCTCGTGGACGCGTACGCCACCCGCTTCCCCGTCAACGTGATCGCCGACATGCTGGGCCTCGACAAGGCGGACCACGCGCGGTTCCACGGCTGGTACACCACCGTCATCGCGTTCCTCGGCAACCTGTCCGGGGACAAGGACGTCGCGGCGGCCGGTGAGCGCACCCGCGTCGAGTTCGCCGAGTACATGATCCCGATCATCCGGCAGCGCCGGGACAACCTCGGCGACGACCTGCTCTCCTCGCTCTGCGCCGCCGAGGTCGACGGTGTCCGCATGAGCGACGAGGACATCAAGGCGTTCTGCAGCCTGCTCCTCGCGGCCGGCGGCGAGACCACCGACAAGGCCATCGCCAGCATCTTCGCCAACCTGCTCACCCACCCCGAGCAGCTCGACGCCGTCCGCAAGGACCGCACGCTGATCGCCCGCGCCTTCGCCGAGACGCTGCGCTACACCCCGCCCGTCCACATGATCATGCGCCAGTCGGCGACCGACGTGGAGGTGAGCGGCGGCACGATCCCCGCGGGAGCGACCGTCACCTGTCTGATCGGCGCCGCCAACCGCGACGCGGACCGCTACGCGGAGCCCGACCGCTTCGACATCTTCCGCGAGGACCTCACCGCGACGAACGCGTTCTCGGCGGCGGCCGACCATCTCTCCTTCGCGCTCGGCCGGCACTTCTGCGTCGGCGCGCTGCTCGCCAAGGCCGAGGTCGAGATCGGCGTCGGCCAGCTCCTCGACGCGATGCCCGAACTGCGGCTCGCCGAAGGCTTCGACCCGGTGGAACAAGGGGTGTTCACCCGCGGCCCGCAGTCCCTGCCGGTGCAGTTCACGCCCGTCACGGCCTGAACCACACGGCCGGGACCGGCGGTTGACCGGTCCCGGCCGCGTCGTCTCCGTAGGTCTCAGTGCGACACAGGAGTGAACTGCACCGGCAGCGCGGTCAGTCCGCGCATCCAGATCGACGGGCGCCAGGTCAGTTCCTGCGGCTCCACGGCGAGCACCAGGTCGGGGAGCCGTTCCAGCAGCGTCTCCACCGCCGTGCGGGCGATGACGTCCGCGAGGAGCGGGGCCGGATACGGGCAGCGGTGCTCGCCGTTGCTGAAGGAAAGATGCGCCGAGTTCTCGGCGCCCACCTGCGACTCGGGCCAGATCTGCGGATCGGTGTTGGCCGCCGCGAGGCCAAGGACCAGGCAGTCGCCCGCCCGGATCTGCCGCCCGCCCAGCTGTGTGTCGCGCACCGCCCACCGGCCGATGAAGTTCTGCGTGGGTGTGTCCAGCCACAGCACCTCGTTCAGTGCCTGACCGACGCTGAGCCGCCCGCCGGAGACGTTCAGCGCGAACCGCTCGTCGGTCAGCAGCAGACGCAGCGTGTTGCAGATCCAGTTGGCCGTCGGCTGCTGCGCCGCCGCGATGACGGAGATCAGGTCCTGGACGACCTCCTCGTCGGTGAGTCCCGCCGGGTGTGCCAGCATCCGTGACGTGACGTCAGGACCGGGCGACTCGCGCTTCTCCTTGACCAGTTGCTGGATCCGCGCGCCCACCCGGCCGTACGCGGCCACCGGGTCGTCGCCCTCCGCCGCGTCCAGGGAGATCCGCAGATCGTCCACCAGCTGCTCGGTGTCGGTGCTGCCCGCGGGCATCCCGCAGAACTGCACCGCCGCCCGCATCGGCAGGGCGTGCGCGAACGCGCCCATCAGCTCGGCCCGGCCGCTGCCGGCGAACGCGTCGATGAGCTGGTCGGCGATGCGCTCGCAGTCGCGGGCGAGTTCGAACTGGTCGACCGCCTCGAGTGCCTCCGTGATGACGCCCGCGCGCCGCTGGTGCTCGGCGCCCTCCGTGAACAGGACCGACGGCTGATAGCCGACGAACGGCATCAGCGGCCAGTCGGCCGGGATGTGCTCCCACTGGTTCCAGCGCCGCGAGTCCCGGGCGAACAGCTCGTCGTGGCTGGTGACATACGTGACCTCGGGATAGCCGAGGACCAGCCACGCGGGGATGTCCCCGTCGAGCAGGACGGGCGCGATCGCGCCGTGCTCCCTGCGCAGCGACCGGTAGAGCTCCGAGGGGGTCTGCTGGTACTCCAGGCCGCTGAGGGCCACCGCGCCGGAGTGGGCGGGGCAGCCGGGCGGCGGGGTCGCGTCGGTCATGGTGTCTTCTCCCGGGCCATGGCCAGTTCGTAGAGGTGGTCGACGAGGGTGATCAGGACGTGCTTGCCGGACGACCTGACGCGCGCGTCGCAGTCGATCAGCGGCACGTGCTCGGGCAGCGTGAGCGCCTGGCGGATCTCGTCGAGGGAGAACCGCGTCCCGTCGTCGTCGAACCGGTTCACGGCGACCACGAACGGCGTCCTGTGGTGCTCCAGGCGGTCGATGGCGTACCAGGAGTCGCTCATCCGCCGCGTGTCTACGAGCACGACCGCGCCGAGCGTCCCCGAGAACAGCCGGTCCCACAGGAACCAGAAGCGCTCCTGCCCGGGGGCGCCGAACAGATAGAGCACCATCCGCTCGGTGAGGCTGATGCGCCCGAAGTCGAACGCCACGGTCGTCGTGGTCTTCGAGGCGACCCCGGCCGGCTCGTCGACGCCGACGCCCGCCTGGGTCATGACCTCTTCGGTGTTCAGCGGCCGGATCTCGCTGACGGACCGGACGAGGGTCGTCTTGCCGACGCCGAACCCGCCCACGATGACGATCTTGAGCCCGGTCTCGGCGACGTCGGCAAGCGGCGTACGGGAGGGCAGCTCAGAGGTTGCGGAGTCCATGCAGCACCTCCTTGAGAAGGGCGGAGTCGGGGAGCGAGGCGACGGACCGCGCCGCGCGTGGATGCCGGGCGGTGATACGGCCCGTCGCGAGGAGATCGCCGAGCAGGATCCGGACCACCGTGATCGGCAGGTTCATCTCGGCGGCGATCTCGACCACGGCCGCCGGATGCCGACACAGGTCGAGGATGCGGACGTGTTCCGACTGCATCCCCGGCGTGGGCTCGCACTCGGCGACGACCAGGGTGACCAGGTCGAAGGTGTCGTCGTCGGCCCGGCTGCGGCCACCCGTGACCGTGTACAGCCGGTCCGGGTCACCGGTGTCGACGGGCCGGCGCGTCATGAGGACGCGCTCTCGCCGTCGCCTGTCCGTGGCTCGGCCCGCAGGTGTTCGCCGATCTGCTCGACCAGCTCGCTCATCTGGTGGCCGACCACACCCGGGTCGGCGCCGTCCTCGGCAATCACCGCGAGATGCGCGCCCTCGCCCGCCTCGACGATGAACAGCAGACCGCCGTGGAACTCGGTCATCGAGTGCCGCACACCGCCCGTCCCGTCGCCGAACTCCACCGAGGCGCCCTGGGCGAGCGCCTGGATGCCGGAGCAGATGGCCGCGAGCTGGTCGGCCTGGTCGAGAGTCAGATGCTCGCTCCAGCACAGCTTCAGACCGTCCCGGGAGAGCACCAGGGCGTGGCGCGTCCCGGGCGTTCGGTCCAGCAGGCTCTCCAGGAGCCAGGTCAGGCTGTTGTCAGTGGTCCGCATGGCGTGTGGGGCGGGTTGTGCCCGGCGAACCGGTTCACCAGCCCGTGCCTCCAATCAAACGTTCTCGTACGGGGGATGGGGGCGCCGGTGCCCGGGCGCGTGCGGGGAGCGGGGCGGGCTACTCGGCCGGCGGCTCGTCGGCCTGGCCGGGCACCTCGGGCGACGTGCCGGGCGTTTCGTCGCGGGCACGCCGCGCGCGGTGGAAGGCGCCGAACTGCGCACCGGCGTTGCGCGGCGCACGCACCGATTCCTCTGCGGGCCCGCCCCCTTCGGCGGGCGCGCGGTCCTTGCGGTCGCGTTCTGCCGAGGCCATGGTGCGCCCCGGCGCCCGTACGGGCAGGCCGCCCGGCGTCGCGGGCGGCGGGTCCGCCTGGGCGGGAATCCCGGGCGTGGTGTCGTCGGACGCCTGCGGAGCGGGGTCCGGGGCCGTCACGGGGGCGGGGGCTGCGGCGCGGCGGACCGGGGGCTGCTGCGGGGCGGGGTCGCGCTGCTGGGCGAGCAGCTGCGGCGGAAGGAGGACCACGACGCCGGTGCCGCCGCGCGACGACGGCCGGAAGTTCACGCTCATCCGGTACTTGGCGGCGAGGCGGCCCACCACGGCGAGGCCGAGCCGGGTGCCCTGGAGCGAGGCCAGGTCCGTCTCGCGGCCCGACACCGCGGCCTCGGCCCGGCGCATGGCCGCGTCGGCCATCTTCAGGCCGCTGTCCTCGATCGTCACGACGATCCCGGCGCTGCGTTCCTCGACGTAGACGTGAACCTCGTCGATGGGCGGCGAGAAGTTCGCCGCGTTGTCCATCAGTTCGGCGAGGAGGTGCATGACGCCCTCGGCGGCGAACCCGGCGATCGCGGCGTTCGTGGCGCAGTGGAGCCTGACCCGCTGGTAGGCGGCGATCCGGCCGACCGCGCCGCGCAGGATGCTCTCCATGACGATCGGCTTGTTCCACGCGCGGCTGGCGCGGCCGCCCATGAGGAGGGCCAGCCGGTCGGTGAGCAGGCCGAGTTGGGATGTGTTGTGGTCGAGCCTGAGCAGATCGCCGAAGACCTCCTCGCCGTGCCGGTCCTGCATCTCGCGCAGATCGGCGAGCATGCTGACCGACTTGGCCTGCACTCGGCTGAGCGCTTTGGCACTGGCGGCCTGTGCTGCGGCGGCCCGCCGCTCGCTGGTGGCGAGTTCCCGTACGAGGGACTCGGCCAGGGTGCGCAGGTGCGCGTTGTCGGGTAGGCCGAGGCCCGACAGGACCGCGGCGGCGGTGGAGCCCTCGCGCAGCGCCACGACGGCGGCCGGCAGGGTCGCCGTGGTCAGCTCGTCCAGGTCGCGGTCGGTCCGGGCGATCCGGTGGGCCGCGTCCTGTCCGGTGGCGACGGCGGAAGCCTCGCGCCGTACGGCGTCGTCCAGTTCGGCGGTGAACGCCTTGAGCACCAGGTGCAGTTGGGGATCGGCGGGCGGCGCGGTGGCTGCGAGCGCCTCCTCGGCACCCGCGCCGTCCCGCAGCCGCTTCGACACGGAGGGGAGCGTGACGTTCACGAGATGGGCGGCCTCGGCCCCACGCTGCGTCAACTGCTGCT
The DNA window shown above is from Streptomyces sp. NBC_01445 and carries:
- a CDS encoding DUF742 domain-containing protein; protein product: MTRRPVDTGDPDRLYTVTGGRSRADDDTFDLVTLVVAECEPTPGMQSEHVRILDLCRHPAAVVEIAAEMNLPITVVRILLGDLLATGRITARHPRAARSVASLPDSALLKEVLHGLRNL
- a CDS encoding transglycosylase SLT domain-containing protein; this encodes MTFSTPITAAARPTTFKRATVTVLAAAGLAGAALTFAPSPAQAAEPAATPKAAHSVSTKKATDGNNVDGWINEALKVMKAKGIPGSYEGLKRNIMRESSGNPNAVNGYDVNAVKGTPSKGLLQVIQPTFDAYHVAGTAKSLTDPVANITAAANYAADRYGSIDNVNSAY
- a CDS encoding GTP-binding protein; its protein translation is MDSATSELPSRTPLADVAETGLKIVIVGGFGVGKTTLVRSVSEIRPLNTEEVMTQAGVGVDEPAGVASKTTTTVAFDFGRISLTERMVLYLFGAPGQERFWFLWDRLFSGTLGAVVLVDTRRMSDSWYAIDRLEHHRTPFVVAVNRFDDDGTRFSLDEIRQALTLPEHVPLIDCDARVRSSGKHVLITLVDHLYELAMAREKTP
- a CDS encoding MBL fold metallo-hydrolase, whose amino-acid sequence is MGGTARQVDFVTEGPESHTLGVRWIHGSVSAKHNTDPDIQVHAYDEHTVVLRQNMAVHYEAPFLFLLFGNARAVLIDTGATASAQYFPLRRVVDELIEDWLAEHPRATYELLVLHTHAHGDHVAGDVQFADRPHTRVVGADRDSAWEFFGFADDAGQVARVDLGGRVLECLATPGHHAAAVTYYDPHTGFLLTGDTVYPGRLYVEDWAAFTESIDRMVEFAGTRTVTHVLGCHIEMSSKRGVDYPVLTTCQPDEPPLEMTVGQLRDIRRAIEEIGDRPGRHVFPDFIICRSDD
- a CDS encoding roadblock/LC7 domain-containing protein produces the protein MRTTDNSLTWLLESLLDRTPGTRHALVLSRDGLKLCWSEHLTLDQADQLAAICSGIQALAQGASVEFGDGTGGVRHSMTEFHGGLLFIVEAGEGAHLAVIAEDGADPGVVGHQMSELVEQIGEHLRAEPRTGDGESASS
- a CDS encoding cytochrome P450, encoding MSTAQVPDILSPEFAENPYPAYAAMREHSPLIWHEATQSYVISRYADVERVFKDKESQFTTDNYNWQIEPVHGKTILQLSGREHAVRRALVAPAFRGSDLQEKFLPVIERNSRELIDTFRATGSVDLVDAYATRFPVNVIADMLGLDKADHARFHGWYTTVIAFLGNLSGDKDVAAAGERTRVEFAEYMIPIIRQRRDNLGDDLLSSLCAAEVDGVRMSDEDIKAFCSLLLAAGGETTDKAIASIFANLLTHPEQLDAVRKDRTLIARAFAETLRYTPPVHMIMRQSATDVEVSGGTIPAGATVTCLIGAANRDADRYAEPDRFDIFREDLTATNAFSAAADHLSFALGRHFCVGALLAKAEVEIGVGQLLDAMPELRLAEGFDPVEQGVFTRGPQSLPVQFTPVTA
- a CDS encoding cytochrome P450, producing MTDATPPPGCPAHSGAVALSGLEYQQTPSELYRSLRREHGAIAPVLLDGDIPAWLVLGYPEVTYVTSHDELFARDSRRWNQWEHIPADWPLMPFVGYQPSVLFTEGAEHQRRAGVITEALEAVDQFELARDCERIADQLIDAFAGSGRAELMGAFAHALPMRAAVQFCGMPAGSTDTEQLVDDLRISLDAAEGDDPVAAYGRVGARIQQLVKEKRESPGPDVTSRMLAHPAGLTDEEVVQDLISVIAAAQQPTANWICNTLRLLLTDERFALNVSGGRLSVGQALNEVLWLDTPTQNFIGRWAVRDTQLGGRQIRAGDCLVLGLAAANTDPQIWPESQVGAENSAHLSFSNGEHRCPYPAPLLADVIARTAVETLLERLPDLVLAVEPQELTWRPSIWMRGLTALPVQFTPVSH
- a CDS encoding sensor histidine kinase is translated as MPVPARPTPRRTPTSRRSTLAVPLAVLVVAGAAVGAVTAAAPQASRTWVLVALLISWLCVAASLITAALLQQRARAAVDTAQGESLAFQQQLTQRGAEAAHLVNVTLPSVSKRLRDGAGAEEALAATAPPADPQLHLVLKAFTAELDDAVRREASAVATGQDAAHRIARTDRDLDELTTATLPAAVVALREGSTAAAVLSGLGLPDNAHLRTLAESLVRELATSERRAAAAQAASAKALSRVQAKSVSMLADLREMQDRHGEEVFGDLLRLDHNTSQLGLLTDRLALLMGGRASRAWNKPIVMESILRGAVGRIAAYQRVRLHCATNAAIAGFAAEGVMHLLAELMDNAANFSPPIDEVHVYVEERSAGIVVTIEDSGLKMADAAMRRAEAAVSGRETDLASLQGTRLGLAVVGRLAAKYRMSVNFRPSSRGGTGVVVLLPPQLLAQQRDPAPQQPPVRRAAAPAPVTAPDPAPQASDDTTPGIPAQADPPPATPGGLPVRAPGRTMASAERDRKDRAPAEGGGPAEESVRAPRNAGAQFGAFHRARRARDETPGTSPEVPGQADEPPAE